GGACCATTATCTTTTTCTGAGGTCGTTCCTTTTTTGCAGGACACAGACAGTAAAGATACCATTGCCAGCAGAGCGCAGGTTCTGGTTGCGTTGTTTTTTACATTCATGGCTAAACTTTTGGGATGTTATAGATGTCGTACCCTTTGTAAGTTTTACAGGTACGGGATTTCCGGACTTCGCATAAATCAATCGATTGCAATAATTTAAGACAATGACCCCTTCATCATTCGGATGTGGTCTAATGACCGCCATCCGTGAGGAATCCGCTACAGCGGCATCTTCACTTTAAATTTCAAGATTTGCTACCGGGAAAACTGACAAACCAGTGGTTTCCGCACGGCTGCTACGCTTTTTGAAAGTTGATTGATTACTTGTAGAATTGCTATCTGGTTAACACATTTCTCTTCACAACGTGGTTAATTAAACATACCAAGAAATAAAATAAATTAAAAATAGGTTATTAAGAATGTTTTTCTTATCATAAGAAAATACGATCCTTGAGCCCGGACTTGTGCGCTGGTTATCAATATGAAATTGTATCGTCAGCATCATTGGCAGCCTAAACAAATGATATGCTGTGCGCGGAAATATAATTGGCGGGGATATAGATGACGGATATCAAGGCCGTGCTTTGCCACCTGAGCTATACATTGATCTTCTCATTTGTTCAAAGGCTGTGGTGATGATCGCGATTCCATCTGTAGTGATGAAGTTTCATCGGATTTTCGCATCCTATCTGTTCCAGCAGCTGCTGCAATTGTGTTTTTAAAATAGAAATGGTATGATGCCCTCCTTGCTTTCCAAGCGCAGCAACACCATACATGAATGTTCTTCCCATAAATGTGAATTCTGCTCCGCTGGCTATTGCTCTTGCAACATCAGGACCGGAACGGATGCCACTATCCATCATGATCTTGATTTGCCCCTTGTACTTTTTTGCTATCGCCGCAAGCGCCCCAACGGAAGATTGCCCTGCATCTAACTGCCGCCCACCGTGATTGGATACAATGATACCATCCAATCCCAAACGGATCGCCATCGCCGTATCCTCCTCGCCGGCAACTCCTTTCAATACCAGTTTGCCTTTCCACATATCCCGGATAGCCTTGATCTTTTCTTCATTCAGCCGGCCGGAAAAGGTCTTGTTCATGTACAAACCAAGCTGTTTCATGTTCAGGCCTTCCGGCATATAAGGCTTCATGGTAGCAAATGCCGGCTGCCCGTGCAGCAATGTCCTGATAGCCCATTCAGGCCTTCCCATGATCTGAAAAATGTTGTTCATCGTCATCCGTGGAGGCATCGCCAAGCCATTTCTTATGTCTCTCGGACGGTAACCGAACGTTGGAACATCGCAAAGAATAACCAATACAGAACAACCTGCCGATTTTGCCCTGTTGATAATATCATCTCTCATTTTATCTTCCGCGGGATGATACAACTGAAACCATGAACGACCTTCCGTTATTTCACAGATCCGTTCAATTGACGAAGTAGTAACTGTGCTTAATATAAAGGGAATATTATGCTCAAATGAAGCTCTGGCAAGTATTTCGGGTGCATTGGGCCACATCAGGCCCTGTAAACCAACCGGAGCAATACCAAAAGGAGCATCATAGATGTGACCGAACAATTCAGTCCTCATCTCCGAACCGGCATGTTTGGCCAGATACAAGGGCTTTAATTCTACATCACGAAGTTCAGCGGTATTCTTATAAAGATTAACATCTTCATTACATCCGCCATCAAGGTATTCGAAAGCAAAGCGGGGAATTTTCCTTTTTGCTCTGTTTCTGAGATCATCTATCGATGGATAGCGGCTGTTGTACTCCCATTTCATAATTTGTTCCTGAAAAAATTGATAGTAGAAAGATGGAATGATGTGATTTGTAACGTCAGGCCGGTTCATGCTGAAATATTCAAAATCATTCAGAAATGACCGGCCTGGCA
This genomic stretch from Chitinophaga sp. XS-30 harbors:
- a CDS encoding alpha-hydroxy acid oxidase → MNRPDVTNHIIPSFYYQFFQEQIMKWEYNSRYPSIDDLRNRAKRKIPRFAFEYLDGGCNEDVNLYKNTAELRDVELKPLYLAKHAGSEMRTELFGHIYDAPFGIAPVGLQGLMWPNAPEILARASFEHNIPFILSTVTTSSIERICEITEGRSWFQLYHPAEDKMRDDIINRAKSAGCSVLVILCDVPTFGYRPRDIRNGLAMPPRMTMNNIFQIMGRPEWAIRTLLHGQPAFATMKPYMPEGLNMKQLGLYMNKTFSGRLNEEKIKAIRDMWKGKLVLKGVAGEEDTAMAIRLGLDGIIVSNHGGRQLDAGQSSVGALAAIAKKYKGQIKIMMDSGIRSGPDVARAIASGAEFTFMGRTFMYGVAALGKQGGHHTISILKTQLQQLLEQIGCENPMKLHHYRWNRDHHHSL